Proteins found in one Elephas maximus indicus isolate mEleMax1 chromosome 11, mEleMax1 primary haplotype, whole genome shotgun sequence genomic segment:
- the LOC126086224 gene encoding zinc finger protein 350-like: MHVCSERGKAFIRKSFLTDHQIIYTGEKPQRCSLCGKAFSKNFKLTEHYQTTHKGQKPYKWMECSKGYLWESVLKRHQKTHRGEKPYVCSECGKVFFKEADFKIHQRIHTGEKPYICSECGEGFIQKGNLITHQQIHTGEKPYVCSKCGKSFIQKSCLIGHQRFYTGMTPFLCSECEKFYSQKSSLIEHQRIHTGEKPFKCSECWKAFNAKRKLNVHQRSHKEETSYGCSECGKTFTSICWLVKHKRKHTIEKRVNSVKVEDLSTGRPSSSHAGDLMQERRPVNTVTMQIPAVAAQTSVNKSSLLTNRNVVLVGQPADRCEPSGDNREFVQERILTNAVNVVMPSMFNYILFHDTQNP; this comes from the coding sequence ATGCATGTATGCAGTGAACGTGGGAAAGCCTTCATCAGGAAGTCTTTCCTCACTGATCATCAAATCATTTATACAGGAGAGAAACCACAGAGATGCAGTctatgtgggaaagccttctctAAAAATTTCAAGCTCACTGAACATTATCAGACAACTCATAAAGGACAAAAACCATATAAATGGATGGAATGTAGCAAAGGCTATCTGTGGGAATCAGTGCTGAAAAGACACCAGAAAACTCACagaggagagaaaccctatgtatgcagtgaatgtggaaaaGTCTTCTTCAAGGAGGCAGATTTCAAAATTCATCagcgaattcatactggagagaaaccctatataTGTAGTGAATGTGGAGAAGGCTTCATCCAGAAGGGAAATCTCATTACTCATCAGCAAATACATACTGGGGAGAAACCCTATGTATGTAGTAAATGTGGTAAATCCTTCATTCAAAAGTCATGCCTTATAGGGCATCAGAGATTTTACACAGGAATGACTCCCTTTTTATGTAGTGAATGTGAAAAATTTTATTCTCAGAAGTCAAGTCTCATTGAACATCAAAGaattcacacaggagagaaaccatTTAAATGCAGTGAATGTTGGAAAGCCTTCAACGCAAAACGAAAGCTCAATGTACATCAAAGATCTCATAAAGAAGAGACATCCTATGGCTGCAGTGAATGTGGAAAAACTTTTACCTCCATATGTTGGCTTgttaaacataaaagaaaacacacaattgAGAAACGTGTAAATTCAGTCAAGGTGGAAGACCTTTCCACGGGGAGGCCCAGCTCATCACATGCTGGTGATCTTatgcaggagagaagacctgtTAATACAGTGACTATGCAAATACCTGCTGTGGCAGCTCAGACATCAGTAAACAAGAGTAGCCTCCTAACAAATAGGAATGTTGTCCTTGTGGGACAACCTGCTGATAGATGTGAACCCTCTGGAGATAACAGAGAATTTGTACAGGAGAGAATCCTTACCAATGCAGTGAATGTGGTAATGCCTTCAATGTTCAATTATATCTTATTTCATGACACACAAAACCCATAG